In the Colletotrichum higginsianum IMI 349063 chromosome 7 map unlocalized unitig_7, whole genome shotgun sequence genome, one interval contains:
- a CDS encoding Importin-beta domain-containing protein: MDTSAIRGLLAASLDPDADTRRRAEIQLKQIEEHPGFMDVLLDVLQNEQDNSVRLSTVIYIKNRVNRGWEKSEHSQNETQIAEDEKARFRDRLLPIMAASQGLVRQQLIPVLQRILHFDFPEKWPNFMDYTMQLLNTNDAASVLAGLQCLLAICRAYRFKSSDGDNRVHFDKIIEASFPRLLAICNELVAQESDEAGEMLHLALKAYKHATWLELSAFLRAQQTNFGWCTVFLQTVSKTTPASAMADDSYEREKHHWWKAKKWAYFNLNRLFIRHGNPQSITNTKDEDAVRFAKEFSATIAPEILKHYLAEIEKWVAKTAWLSRPCLSYTLVFLDESVRPKEMWNHLKPHLQNLVTHFVFPVLCLSDEDIEKFEDEPDEYLHRKLNFYEEASAPDVAATNFLVGLTKNRRKQTFEILKFVNAVVNEYEQAPDDKKNHIAKEGALRMIGTLAPVILGKKSPIADQVEYFLVRYVFPDFTSPQGYLRARACDTIEKFEQLNFQDQNNLLTIYRHILDCMADPALPVRVTAALALQPLIRHDIIRTSMQQSIPTIMQQLLKLANEADIDALANVMEDFVEVFATELTPFAVALSEQLRDTYLRIVREVLDKNKDNGDDEFGDYLDEKSITALGVLQTIGTLILTLESTPDVLLHIEAVLMPVIQVTLENKLYDLYNEVFEIIDSCTFAAKGISPTMWQAFELIHATFKAGAELYLEDMLPALDNFVQYGAGQLVQKPEYIEALFSMISDMFNDNKVGGVDRICACKLAEAMMLNLRGHIDNYVLRFIEFAMNVFSAQDVKVKAYKIHLMELVINSIHYNPVLTLHILETKGWTNRFFSLWFGSMSHFTRVHDKKLCIVAIAALLSLKADQVPQSIAVGWPRLLQGVTELFKTLPAAMKNREEALRDDYHLEAGNYEYGEEDEWAEDEANWNVEDEADEEETNDGRDESTAYLERRFGRNVEDIESEDDLGEDSVLLESPLDKVDPYQLFSATLMKMEEEQPQFYQSLASHLTAEDQAALQGVMQKATENAQAAQLALAQQQGAAPVNGGAS, translated from the exons ATGGACACTTCGGCGATTCGAGGCCTGCTCGCGGCCAGTTTGGACCCCGATGCCGACACGAGACGGAGGGCTGAGATTCAGCTGAAGCAG ATCGAAGAACACCCCGGGTTTATGGACGTTCTCCTCGATGTCCTCCAGAACGAGCAAGACAACAGTGTGCGACTATCAA CCGTCATCTATATCAAAAACCGCGTAAATCGGGGATGGGAAAAGTCGGAGCACAGCCAGAACGAGACACAGATCGCCGAAGATGAAAAGGCACGCTTCCGCGACCGCCTGTtgcccatcatggccgccTCCCAGGGCCTGGTCCGACAGCAGTTGATCCCCGTCCTTCAGCGCATCCTGCACTTCGATTTCCCCGAGAAGTGGCCCAACTTCATGGACTACACCATGCAGCTTCTGAACACGAACGATGCTGCATCCGTCCTGGCAGGCCTGCAGTGCCTCCTCGCCATCTGCCGCGCCTACCGATTCAAGTCCTCGGACGGTGACAACAGGGTGCACTTTGACAAGATAATCGAAGCCAGCTTCCCTAGGCTGTTAGCCATTTGCAACGAGCTCGTTGCTCAGGAGAGCGATGAGGCTGGCGAGATGCTTCATctggccctcaaggcctATAAGCACGCGACCTGG CTCGAGCTTTCTGCCTTCCTTCGCGCTCAACAGACCAACTTCGGATGGTGCACCGTGTTCCTCCAGACCGTTTCCAAGACCACGCCGGCCAgcgccatggccgacgacTCATACGAGCGTGAGAAACACCACTGGTGGAAGGCCAAGAAGTGGGCGTACTTCAACCTGAACAGACTCTTCATCAG ACACGGCAACCCCCAATCCATCACCAACACAAAGGACGAGGATGCAGTTCGTTTTGCCAAAGAGTTCTCCGCCACTATTGCGCCCGAGATCCTCAAGCACTACTtggccgagatcgagaagTGGGTTGCGAAGACGGCCTGGCTCAGCAGACCCTGCTTGTCCTACACGCTggtcttcctcgacgagtcGGTGCGTCCCAAGGAGATGTGGAATCACCTCAAGCCTCACCTGCAGAACCTGGTTACCCATTTCGTCTTCCCCGTCCTATGCCTGTCCGACGAGGACATTGAGAAGTTCGAGGACGAACCGGATGAGTACCTCCACAGGAAACTCAATTTTTACGAAGAGGCCTCGGCCCCCGACGTTGCCGCCACCAACTTCCTTGTTGGTTTGACCAAGAACCGGAGAAAGCAGACTTTCGAGATCCTCAAGTTTGtcaacgccgtcgtcaacgagTACGAGCAGGCGCCGGATGACAAGAAGAACCACATTGCCAAGGAGGGCGCTTTGAGAATGATCGGTACCCTGGCCCCGGTTATTTTGGGCAAGAAGAGCCCCATCGCCGATCAGGTCGAGTACTTCCTCGTCCGCTACGTTTTCCCCGATTTCACGAGTCCCCAGGGCTATCTGCGCGCGCGTGCTTGCGACACCATCGAGAAGTTCGAGCAGCTCAACTTCCAGGACCAGAACAACCTCCTCACAATCTACCGCCACATTCTCGACTGCATGGCGGACCCGGCCCTGCCTGTCCGTGTGACTGCTGCACTCGCCCTGCAGCCCCTCATCCGACACGATATCATCCGTACCAGCATGCAGCAGAGTATTCCTACCATtatgcagcagctcctcaagctcgccaacgaggccgacatcgacgccctcgccaacgtcATGGAGGATTTCGTCGAGGTTTTCGCTACGGAGCTGACGCCGTTTGCGGTTGCCCTGAGCGAGCAGTTGAGAGACACCTATCTCCGCATTGTTCGCGAGGTGCTggacaagaacaaggacaatggcgacgacgagtttGGAGACTACCTTGACGAGAAGAGTATTACTGCTCTCGGTGTTCTCCAGACGATCGGCACTCTCATCCTTACCCTCGAAAGCACTCCTGACGTGCTCCTGCACATTGAGGCTGTTCTTATGCCCGTTATCCAGGTCACGCTCGAGAACAAGCTGTACGATCTTTACAATGAAGTTTTCGAGATCATCGACAGCTGCACATTTGCTGCCAAGGGCATCTCCCCCACTATGTGGCAGGCTTTCGAGCTCATTCACGCCACTTTTAAGGCAGGTGCCGAGTTGTACTTGGAAGACATGCTGCCGGCTCTGGACAACTTTGTCCAGTACGGCGCTGGCCAGCTGGTTCAGAAGCCCGAGTACATTGAGGCCCTCTTCTCTATGATCTCCGATATGTTCAACGACAACAAGGTCGGCGGTGTTGACCGTATTTGCGCCTgcaagctggccgaggccatgatgTTGAACCTCCGTGGCCACATCGACAACTACGTGTTGCGATTCATCGAGTTCGCGATGAACGTTTTCAGTGCCCAGGACGTGAAGGTTAAGGCCTACAAGATCCACCTCATGGAGCTTGTCATCAACTCCATCCACTACAACCCCGTCCTTACTCTCCACATCCTCGAAACCAAGGGCTGGACCAACAGGTTCTTCAGCTTGTGGTTTGGCAGCATGTCCCACTTCACCAGGGTTCACGACAAGAAGCTCTGCATCGTCGCCATTGCGGCCCTGCTCAGCCTCAAGGCCGACCAGGTCCCCCAGAGCATTGCTGTCGGCTGGCCTCGCTTGCTCCAGGGCGTCACAGAGCTATTCAAGACCCTGCCCGCTGCCATGAAGAACCGTGAAGAGGCTCTGCGCGACGACTACCACCTCGAGGCAGGCAACTACGAGTATGGTGAAGAGGACGAATGGGCAGAGGACGAGGCCAACTGgaacgtcgaggacgaggcagatgaggaggagaccAATGACGGTCGGGATGAGAGCACCGCTTACTTGGA GAGGCGA TTCGGTCGTAACGTGGAGGATATCGAGTCTGAGGACGACCTCGGTGAAGATAGTGTGCTGCTTGAGTCCCCTCTGGACAAGGTGGACCCGTACCAGCTGTTCAGCGCGACTCTGATGA AGATGGAAGAGGAGCAGCCCCAATTCTATCAGTCGCTGGCCTCCCACCTTACCGCCGAGGACCAGGCTGCCCTGCAGGGTGTCATGCAGAAGGCGACCGAGAACGCCCAGGCCGCTCAGCTGGCCCTTGCCCAACAACAAGGTGCTGCACCTGTCAACGGCGGTGCCAGCTAA
- a CDS encoding transcription factor RfeG, translated as MSRQSRGPPASSASTAPSSVRSNEYFVPRDGIDREVITADICRYLGNDALVRPGHYENPQTGQVVQGYYITAYRNLTTAMIDDLKADSARWEAERRQQAARNTSGGTLVSRDAAAPLSRRSNSPTAGYRQSETHSARQHYGPTDSTGYPDVGRDSYDSAPRYPGSQAPGYSGNSTQGYSGSAAVYAQQPSSFPSSGGGYSSSYASGGSYSQPDPRDPRYAGQMAQGYGEPPYMATAANLARSGYPADPYGAGQPSRTPTTMAPQQGQTYSSGSQAPAGYPSGYYPPSTSASYGSAPVASDPLYGRGA; from the exons ATGTCGAGACAGTCGCGTGGTCCCCCGGCCAGTTCGGCTTCCACTGCCCCTTCCAGCGTCCGCTCCAACGAGTACTTCGTCCCGAGAGACGGTATTGACCGCGAGGTCATCACCGCTGACATCTGCCGTTACCTCGGAAATGATGCTCTTGTGCGCCCTGGTCACTACGAGAATCCCCAGACCGGCCAAGTAGTCCAGGGTTACTACATCACAGCCTATCGGAACCTAACAACA GCCATGATCGATGACTTGAAGGCCGATTCTGCGCGATGGGAAGCAGAGAGGCGGCAACAGGCCGCCCGGAACACCTCAGGAGGTACATTAGTCTCGCGAGACGCGGCGGCTCCTTTGTCGAGACGATCTAACTCCCCTACAGCAGGGTACCGCCAGTCGGAAACTCATTCCGCACGCCAACACTATGGCCCTACGGATTCCACTGGCTACCCGGACGTGGGACGTGACTCCTATGACAGCGCCCCCAGATACCCCGGATCTCAAGCCCCTGGATACTCAGGGAACTCTACCCAGGGCTACTCTGGTTCTGCTGCGGTCTACGCCCAGCAACcttcctcttttccttcttctggtGGTGGGTATTCGTCATCCTATGCCTCTGGAGGCTCGTACTCCCAGCCGGACCCGAGGGACCCCAGATACGCTGGACAGATGGCTCAAGGATATGGAGAACCTCCCTACATGGCTACCGCTGCGAACCTCGCTCGAAGCGGCTACCCCGCAGACCCGTACGGCGCTGGACAGCCTTCTCGGACCCCTACCACCATGGCGCCCCAGCAGGGACAGACTTACTCTTCCGGATCACAGGCTCCGGCGGGTTACCCTTCCGGCTATTACCCACCTTCGACATCGGCCTCGTACGGCTCTGCGCCTGTGGCTTCTGATCCCTTGTACGGACGCGGTGCGTAA
- a CDS encoding ImpB/mucB/samB family protein, giving the protein MSSSQPFRFSSPIPGADGRKSRFNYKHLSQLATYNPSCPLRVIAHVDLDAFYAQCEMVRLGVPKDQPLAVQQWQGLIAVNYPARERGIGRHCTLTDARKLCPTLVAQHVATWREGDEKWAYRDDAAANIQSDKVSLDPYRLECRKILAVIKESLPSDLQKVEKASIDEVFLDLSAQVHEILLRRFPELANPPPYDDPTENLPGPSVAALDWQADALVDLNEEEESMDPDWDDVAILIGSEIVRHVRGQIFERLQYTCSAGIAKNKLLSKLGSGHKKPNQQTVIRNRAVSHFLSGFKFTKIRNLGGKLGENVVSTFNTDAVSELLAIPLEQMKAKLGHDTGSWVHNTIRGIDLSEVNSRTQIKSMLSAKSFRPYINTPEQAVRWLRIFAADIFARLVEEGVLENKRRPRTINLHHRHDGQTKSRQGPIPQGKTLDEQALFELAKSLMNQIMTEGSIWPCANLSLSVGGFEDGVTGNMGIGAFLLKGEEAQALRQTSREASRPSTSEEKPSSKRQRMDGGAIDRFFTRGVSTDNESNFTNAIAEKGFDTRNEVPEGHADSHQMPVVAFVCSRCNARFQTPDEHQSHEDWHFAKDLQDEERVESAFVNHSATRKSGPKPSGVSAKRGGRGGKLEQGQSKLKFG; this is encoded by the exons ATGTCGTCCTCGCAGCCCTTTCGGTTCTCCTCTCCTATTCCTGGCGCTGACGGGAGAAAGTCTCGGTTCAACTACAAGCACCTCTCTCAGCTAGCGACATACAACCCGTCATGCCCATTGCGAGTCATAGCCCACGTTGACCTGGATGCCTTCTATGCACAATGTGAGATGGTACGTTTGGGTGTACCAAAGGACCAACCTCTGGCAGTTCAGCAGTG GCAAGGTCTGATTGCCGTCAATTACCCAGCACGTGAACGTGGAATCGGCCGCCATTGCACCTTGACGGATGCTAGGAAGCTCTGTCCTACTCTAGTTGCCCAGCACGTAGCCACATggcgcgagggcgacgaaAAGTGGGCGTACCgtgatgacgccgccgccaacatccAGAGCGACAAGGTCTCGCTCGACCCTTACCGTCTGGAGTGCAGGAAGATTCTGGCAGTCATCAAAGAAAGCTTGCCCTCGGACCTTCAAAAGGTCGAAAAAGCTAGCATCGATGAGGTCTTCCTCGACCTTTCCGCCCAGGTGCACGAAATCCTATTGAGACGCTTCCCCGAGCTGGCAAACCCGCCCCCTTACGATGATCCGACCGAAAATCTCCCAGGCCCTTCCGTAGCTGCACTTGACTGGCAGGCAgatgccctcgtcgacctgaacgaggaggaagagtctATGGACCCAGACTGGGACGATGTGGCGATCCTCATTGGATCCGAAATTGTGCGACATGTCCGAGGCCAGATCTTTGAGAGGCTACAGTACACATGTTCGGCAGGCATCGCCAAGAACAAGCTACTCAGCAAGTTGGGCTCCGGTCACAAGAAGCCCAACCAGCAAACTGTCATTCGAAACCGAGCCGTGTCACATTTCCTATCTGGCTTCAAGTTCACTAAAATACGCAATCTCGGGGGTAAGCTCGGCGAAAACGTAGTGTCCACCTTCAATACCGACGCAGTCAGTGAGCTTCTGGCTATCCCTCTGGAGCAAATGAAAGCAAAACTGGGCCATGACACAGGGAGTTGGGTACATAACACCATCCGTGGTATCGACCTGAGCGAGGTCAACTCCCGCACGCAGATCAAGTCGATGCTTTCGGCAAAGTCTTTCCGGCCCTACATCAACACTCCTGAACAGGCTGTAAGATGGCTGAGGATCTTTGCTGCCGACATTTTTGCCAGACTGGTTGAGGAGGGCGTCTTGGAGAACAAACGCAGGCCGAGAACCATCAACTTGCACCATCGACACGATGGCCAGACCAAATCACGTCAAGGACCGATTCCCCAAGGCAAAACTCTTGACGAGCAAGCTCTGTTTGAGCTCGCAAAAAGCTTGATGAACCAAATCATGACGGAAGGCAGTATCTGGCCCTGCGCTAACCTGAGCTTGAGCGTGGGTGGGTTTGAAGATGGTGTGACCGGCAACATGGGCATCGGCGCTTTCTTGCTGAAAGGAGAGGAAGCCCAAGCTTTGAGACAGACCAGCCGCGAAGCAAGCCGTCCATCAACGTCTGAGGAAAAGCCGTCTTCCAAGAGGCAACGGATGGACGGAGGGGCGATCGATCGATTCTTCACACGAGGCGTTTCCACCGACAACGAATCAAATTTCACCAATGCAATCGCAGAAAAGGGTTTCGACACCCGAAATGAGGTCCCGGAGGGCCACGCCGACTCTCATCAGATGCCAGTTGTAGCGTTCGTGTGTTCGCGGTGCAACGCGCGCTTTCAAACGCCCGATGAGCATCAGAGCCACGAGGATTGGCATTTTGCCAAGGACCTCCAGGACGAAGAACGTGTTGAATCCGCGTTTGTCAACCACTCTGCAACCCGCAAGTCTGGCCCAAAGCCATCAGGTGTATCGGCCAAGCGGGGTGGACGCGGCGGCAAGCTCGAACAAGGACAAAGCAAGTTGAAGTTTGGATGA